From the Calditrichota bacterium genome, one window contains:
- a CDS encoding AMP-binding protein has translation MILHHEFIKNAKRLGGKMAIVDRTTDKRVTYSKALIASLILAKKFKKYPEGFIGIMIPTSAGSFLATLGVLMAGKTPVMINYSTGAADNCEYAQNKCGFKTIITSRALLERIRCPVVSGMVFIEDLMATIGTADKLSAALRAKLPAGAIIRSLPPTDVDDNVAILFTSGSEKEPKAVQLTHRNIGANIRDVREVFDLREEDSVMAILPLFHVFGYTVDFWLPLIVGMTAVTCANPLDYKNIPVYIREEKVTMIAATPIFFAGYLRESKPGDFE, from the coding sequence ATGATCCTTCACCACGAGTTTATCAAGAACGCAAAGAGGCTCGGCGGTAAGATGGCGATCGTCGACCGCACCACCGACAAGCGGGTGACGTATTCCAAAGCCCTCATCGCCTCTCTCATCCTCGCGAAAAAGTTCAAAAAGTACCCTGAGGGCTTCATCGGGATCATGATTCCCACCTCTGCCGGCTCATTTCTGGCGACCTTAGGAGTGCTCATGGCTGGCAAGACGCCGGTCATGATCAACTATTCCACGGGCGCAGCGGATAACTGCGAATACGCCCAAAACAAGTGTGGCTTCAAGACCATCATCACCTCGCGGGCGCTCCTGGAGCGCATCCGCTGTCCGGTCGTCTCGGGTATGGTCTTCATTGAGGACCTCATGGCAACCATCGGCACGGCTGACAAGCTGAGCGCCGCCCTGCGCGCCAAACTCCCCGCCGGCGCCATCATCCGTTCCCTCCCGCCCACCGACGTGGACGACAATGTGGCAATTCTTTTCACCAGCGGCAGCGAGAAGGAACCCAAAGCGGTGCAGCTCACGCACCGCAACATCGGTGCCAACATCCGCGACGTCCGGGAGGTGTTCGACCTGCGCGAAGAGGACAGCGTCATGGCCATCTTGCCGCTCTTCCATGTGTTCGGCTACACCGTCGACTTCTGGCTACCCTTGATAGTCGGCATGACTGCCGTGACCTGCGCCAACCCCTTGGACTACAAGAACATCCCCGTCTACATCCGCGAAGAAAAGGTAACGATGATAGCTGCCACGCCCATCTTCTTCGCCGGCTACCTGCGCGAGTCAAAGCCTGGCGACTTTGAGA